One window of the Candidatus Methylacidithermus pantelleriae genome contains the following:
- a CDS encoding elongation factor P — protein sequence MQTVLASQLKKGMVILLDGVPHTVENLQSVGTAQTRPKIHLTLRNLKTGRLVERASAVSESFSIPYLETRKLQFSYKQADRYVFLDVETYDEWTLDEGQIGDRRPFILEDQVYDALFMEGRLLEIQVPDTMVLTVEETAPPIRGASDATWKPARLQGGLDIMVPPFIRTGEKIRVDTRKREYVGKASKE from the coding sequence ATGCAGACAGTACTGGCCTCCCAGTTAAAGAAAGGAATGGTGATCTTGCTTGATGGGGTTCCGCACACGGTCGAGAACCTACAGTCGGTGGGCACTGCCCAAACTCGGCCTAAAATCCATTTGACCCTGCGAAACCTCAAAACCGGCCGGCTAGTGGAGCGTGCCTCAGCCGTGAGCGAGTCTTTCTCAATCCCCTATCTAGAAACCCGGAAACTTCAATTTTCGTACAAGCAGGCAGATCGGTACGTGTTCCTCGATGTTGAAACCTACGACGAGTGGACACTCGACGAGGGCCAGATCGGGGATCGCCGACCATTCATTTTGGAGGATCAAGTTTACGACGCCCTTTTTATGGAAGGCCGACTCCTAGAAATCCAGGTTCCTGACACCATGGTCTTAACCGTTGAGGAAACCGCCCCACCGATTCGTGGAGCTTCGGATGCCACCTGGAAGCCCGCTCGGTTACAAGGAGGGCTCGATATTATGGTTCCTCCTTTTATCCGAACGGGGGAGAAAATCCGGGTCGACACAAGGAAACGGGAGTATGTGGGCAAAGCTTCCAAAGAGTAA